A region from the Pempheris klunzingeri isolate RE-2024b chromosome 17, fPemKlu1.hap1, whole genome shotgun sequence genome encodes:
- the gdpd3a gene encoding lysophospholipase D GDPD3a, with the protein MSSFLYFILPALGGYTLTSVYLLKNPLILHKRKRTAFYCSHISHRGGCGEKIESTMEAFTHAVEKGTQMLEMDCHLTHDGHVVVSHDENLLRQTGHDVTLSSLNLQDLPLYKERLEVTFYAGRYSSGADRKFALLEDVFRKFPEMPVSIEIKENNSQLIEKVSDLVKHYNREDITVWATVNSSIMKKCRTMNGFMPYSFTVSKGLLLLFLFYSGLLPFVPLGESLLQFYLPRIINRTFIPEKRILRNNLIISVLEKVTMRKSLFKHLAARGIQVHLFVCNEDEDIKAALDMGATGVMSDYPTLLSSYLCRARSQD; encoded by the exons ATGAGCAGTTTTCTGTACTTCATCCTCCCCGCTCTGGGTGGATACACGCTCACCTCAGTGTACCTGCTGAAGAACCCCCTCATTCTCCACAAGAGGAAACGCACAGCCTTTTACTGCTCACACATCTCACACAGAGGAG GATGTGGAGAGAAGATAGAAAGCACCATGGAGGCGTTCACACA CGCAGTGGAGAAGGGCACACAGATGCTAGAGATGGACTGTCACTTGACGCACGACGGGCACGTGGTGGTGTCACATGATGAGAATCTGCTGAGGCAGACCGGCCACGACGTCACCCTCTCATCACTCAATCTACAG GATTTGCCTCTGTACAAGGAGAGGCTGGAGGTGACATTTTATGCAG gtCGCTACAGCAGCGGTGCAGACAGGAAGTTCGCTCTGCTGGAGGACGTGTTCAGGAAGTTCCCTGAGATGCCAGTCAGCATTGAGATCAAAGAGAACAACAGCCAGCTGATAGAAAAA gtgtcTGACTTGGTGAAACACTACAACAGGGAGGACATCACCGTCTGGGCGACCGTGAACTCCAGCATCATGAAGAAATGCCGCACAATG AACGGCTTCATGCCCTACAGCTTCACTGTGAGCAAAGGTctgctcctcctgtttctcttctACAGCGGCCTGCTGCCCTTCGTGCCGCTGGGAGAGAGTTTACTGCAGTTCTACCTGCCACGCATCATCAACAG GACGTTCATCCCTGAGAAACGCATCCTGAGGAACAACCTGATCATCTCTGTGTTAGAAAA AGTAACAATGAGGAAGAGTCTTTTTAAACACCTCGCGGCCCGTGGAATTCAG gtgcatttgtttgtgtgcaatGAAGATGAAGACATTAAGGCAGCGTTGGACATGGGGGCCACAGGGGTGATGAGTGACTATCCGACTCTTCTGTCAAGCTACCTTTGCAGAGCCAGAAGTCAGGATTGA